The DNA region ATGGGGGATTTTCAATATTGCCGATAATGATTTTATTGGCGTTTGCGCCCTCAAGCCAAGTGATTATGACAAGAGCCGCATTGAACTGGGCTACCGCCTGCACCTTAAATACTGGGGCCACGGTATAGCTACCGAACTGGCCGAAGCACTGATCAGTTATGGTTTAAAGAATATAGGGCTAAAAGAGATTTGCGCCGTTACCCATCCTCAAAATGCGGCATCACAAAGGGTGCTGATTAAAGCTGGCTTTGTATGGGAAGGGATTGTGTTTTGGTATGGGGAAGATGTGCCGTTTTTTAGGATAGGTAAATAACCTTTTGTCATGTTGAACGGAGTGAAACATCTTTTCCGCCCGGCAAAATCGCGATGCATTGTGAAGAAGATCTTTCGTGCCTACCCTTGACAACTTAAAAGGGGTGTTATACTGAGCTCGTCGAAGTATGGCGGGCAGGCCTCTCCGCACGAGTCTTCGACAGGCTCAGAGGACCTCTC from Mucilaginibacter sp. SJ includes:
- a CDS encoding GNAT family N-acetyltransferase, which produces MNIITQTPRLLIREFTAEDEELSALIDADDRLTQYVKKRTPQESKQVFKDTLKEYQNGSGLGRWGIFNIADNDFIGVCALKPSDYDKSRIELGYRLHLKYWGHGIATELAEALISYGLKNIGLKEICAVTHPQNAASQRVLIKAGFVWEGIVFWYGEDVPFFRIGK